Proteins from a genomic interval of Rubinisphaera italica:
- a CDS encoding PP2C family protein-serine/threonine phosphatase — MKPNRLPKTVVLTVLILTLIIAIMSLGGWGISYTAGWTNSKSRVEVSTTAAILTYYEMSGPFYHTILEWTSVCLAIFTGILSIVHYRLKRDVTTPIIGTALFFSGMLDAFNILAADRLVFAVKNLQDFIPFTWAVSRTFNVAILTAGTLPFIVRKKLPARKATKNDARYLILVGFLFGLVAYVIIHFFAVIVSVPDSQYPELWISRPWELIPFVFWMFLGTTVFPRFWKKFPSLFSHSLILCAIPAALLNVVAGLGSRELFDANFFNAYYLKILAYGTPLIGLLLDYKNAYRAEMELEKTASKLEAAKEIQQSLLPDDHPEIAGIDAAGFSYASEAVGGDYYDYLRLADGRFAFVVGDVSGHDLAASLLAAQTRAYLRAYVNSHGDLVEVMTRLNQALVIDTQHRRFVTMFLAAIDKDLRSFEYIAAGHQGYLVRHDGQIETLDSNVLPVGMTNENKMQVNKISRLHRGDTVLVVTDGITEAVSPTGEQYGLQRLLDFISVEHERSVKDLVELLQADVNRFCEGKRPTDDVTVLLVRWLRNIP, encoded by the coding sequence ATGAAACCGAATCGACTTCCCAAGACTGTCGTTCTGACTGTTCTCATCCTGACACTGATCATCGCCATCATGTCATTGGGCGGCTGGGGAATTAGTTACACGGCAGGCTGGACGAACTCCAAATCCAGAGTCGAAGTGTCAACAACTGCTGCAATCCTGACCTACTACGAGATGTCAGGTCCGTTCTATCACACGATACTGGAGTGGACTTCGGTTTGCCTGGCGATATTTACGGGAATTTTGTCCATCGTGCATTATCGGCTCAAGCGCGATGTCACCACTCCCATTATTGGCACGGCTCTGTTTTTTTCCGGCATGCTCGATGCGTTCAATATTCTGGCAGCAGATCGTCTGGTGTTCGCGGTCAAAAATCTGCAAGACTTCATCCCGTTTACCTGGGCGGTCTCGCGCACATTCAATGTCGCTATTCTGACCGCTGGTACGCTTCCCTTTATCGTGCGTAAGAAACTTCCTGCCCGCAAAGCGACAAAAAACGATGCCCGCTATCTCATTCTTGTTGGCTTCCTGTTTGGATTGGTTGCCTATGTCATCATTCATTTTTTTGCCGTCATTGTCAGTGTTCCCGATTCGCAATATCCCGAACTCTGGATTTCCCGCCCCTGGGAACTCATTCCATTTGTGTTCTGGATGTTTCTGGGAACAACGGTTTTCCCTAGATTCTGGAAAAAATTTCCCAGTCTGTTTTCACATAGTCTGATACTGTGCGCCATACCAGCAGCTCTGCTAAACGTGGTCGCCGGATTGGGATCCAGAGAGTTGTTCGATGCCAACTTTTTCAATGCGTATTATCTGAAGATCCTGGCCTACGGCACCCCCTTGATCGGGCTCTTGCTCGATTACAAAAATGCTTACCGGGCGGAAATGGAACTGGAAAAAACGGCTTCGAAACTGGAGGCCGCTAAAGAAATCCAACAGAGTTTGCTCCCCGATGATCATCCGGAAATTGCCGGAATCGATGCCGCTGGCTTTTCCTATGCGTCTGAAGCCGTCGGGGGAGACTATTACGATTACCTGCGACTGGCGGATGGTCGTTTTGCATTTGTTGTGGGTGATGTCAGCGGTCACGATCTGGCAGCCTCGCTGCTGGCAGCTCAAACGCGGGCCTATCTCAGAGCTTACGTTAACTCGCATGGCGATCTGGTTGAAGTCATGACTCGGCTCAATCAGGCCCTCGTTATCGATACGCAACACCGTCGATTTGTCACGATGTTTCTGGCTGCAATCGACAAAGACCTTCGTAGTTTTGAATATATTGCAGCCGGACATCAGGGTTATCTCGTTCGACATGATGGACAAATCGAAACTCTGGATTCCAATGTATTGCCAGTCGGTATGACCAACGAAAACAAAATGCAGGTCAATAAAATTTCAAGGCTGCATCGGGGAGATACCGTACTCGTTGTGACCGATGGCATTACCGAAGCCGTTTCTCCAACGGGAGAACAATATGGACTGCAACGTCTGCTCGATTTCATCAGTGTGGAACACGAACGCAGCGTCAAAGACCTCGTCGAACTTCTGCAAGCCGATGTGAACCGCTTCTGCGAAGGTAAGCGACCAACAGATGACGTGACCGTACTGCTCGTTCGCTGGTTAAGAAACATCCCCTGA
- a CDS encoding sensor histidine kinase: protein MTNTSSDNSTLNDTEQELRARYLEIAELAGGLAHEIRNPLSTISLNLGVLREELDGADDPRDQRMVKRLAAIQTECDRLEDFLNDFLQFARVMELNFQAVDVSEFVSELIEFIKPELSQQSIEISPHLGTNLPAVQIDEALFRRGLLNLTRNAQQAMPDGGVLEFQTYLADDQVVLEIIDTGKGIPENVREKIFDPFFSTKTGGSGLGLPTVCKIIEAHQGEIQCASEIDKGTRFRITLPVLPKSD from the coding sequence ATGACAAACACTTCTTCTGACAATTCGACGTTGAATGATACCGAGCAGGAACTTCGGGCACGTTATCTGGAAATTGCGGAACTGGCGGGCGGGTTGGCCCACGAGATTCGCAATCCTCTTTCCACCATTTCGCTCAATCTGGGTGTTTTACGAGAAGAGTTGGATGGAGCCGACGATCCACGAGACCAGCGCATGGTTAAGCGTCTGGCAGCGATTCAAACCGAATGCGATCGGCTGGAGGATTTCCTGAACGACTTTCTGCAATTTGCTCGTGTCATGGAATTGAACTTTCAGGCTGTCGATGTTTCAGAGTTTGTTTCGGAGTTGATCGAATTCATTAAACCGGAACTCTCACAACAAAGCATCGAAATCTCGCCGCATCTCGGGACGAATTTGCCAGCAGTTCAAATTGATGAAGCTCTTTTTCGTCGGGGCTTGCTCAACCTGACACGGAACGCTCAGCAAGCTATGCCTGATGGAGGCGTGCTCGAGTTTCAAACTTATCTGGCAGACGATCAGGTGGTTCTGGAAATCATCGATACAGGCAAAGGCATTCCCGAGAATGTACGGGAAAAGATCTTTGACCCGTTTTTCTCGACAAAAACTGGGGGTTCCGGCTTAGGTTTGCCGACGGTTTGTAAAATTATCGAAGCTCATCAGGGAGAAATTCAATGTGCCAGCGAAATCGATAAAGGAACCCGATTTCGAATAACTTTGCCTGTCCTGCCTAAAAGTGATTAG
- a CDS encoding FAD:protein FMN transferase: MSEDNPNPGSSRRDLLTGKAIRHSLERRGQEIADELLGSQEKSARGSGDTVRLSTKAMACEFSLILNPSENRRQVITATDALDIIHEVETQLTVYRETSDLLAINEAARQGGATVEAEIFKLIELSIQLAQQTHGAFTPTARALNLLWRTNRSLGKVPDAQEIEAAVITSDYRDVLLDSKNHVITFQNELTGLDMSGIGKGYALDRVADFLQQEQVENFLLHGGHSSILARGTHSTPLGWPVGIRHPQAPHKRIATILLQDQAFSASGSGVQFFRHEGKRYGHIFDPRTGWPVEHILNAVVLAPNAAIADALSTAFYVLPLEESIAYCEQHPEIAALIFPNPPAGKRLEPVSIHIDEKRLHWQ, encoded by the coding sequence ATGTCCGAAGACAATCCAAACCCCGGTTCAAGCAGGCGAGACCTTTTGACAGGCAAAGCGATCCGACATTCTCTCGAACGTCGTGGTCAGGAGATCGCTGACGAACTGCTGGGGTCTCAGGAGAAATCGGCACGCGGTTCTGGAGACACAGTCCGCTTATCGACAAAAGCGATGGCCTGTGAATTTTCGCTGATCCTCAATCCATCGGAGAATCGCCGACAAGTGATCACGGCCACTGATGCACTCGACATTATTCACGAAGTGGAAACTCAGTTGACGGTGTATCGCGAAACGAGCGACCTGCTCGCCATTAATGAAGCGGCTCGACAGGGCGGAGCAACCGTTGAAGCAGAGATTTTTAAGCTGATTGAGCTGTCGATTCAACTCGCTCAGCAGACACATGGTGCATTCACACCGACAGCTCGCGCGCTCAATCTTCTCTGGAGAACAAATCGGTCCCTGGGGAAAGTGCCTGATGCACAGGAGATTGAAGCGGCAGTCATCACGAGCGACTATCGCGATGTATTGCTTGATTCAAAGAACCATGTCATCACCTTTCAAAATGAACTGACAGGGCTTGATATGAGCGGGATCGGCAAAGGGTATGCGCTCGACCGAGTCGCTGATTTTCTACAGCAGGAGCAAGTCGAAAATTTTCTGCTGCACGGTGGACACAGCAGCATTCTGGCACGGGGCACTCACAGCACACCTTTAGGCTGGCCCGTGGGGATACGTCATCCTCAGGCACCTCATAAGCGAATCGCGACCATCCTTTTGCAGGATCAGGCTTTCTCAGCCAGCGGAAGCGGTGTGCAATTCTTTCGGCATGAAGGAAAGCGATACGGTCATATCTTCGATCCCCGCACAGGCTGGCCGGTCGAGCATATTCTCAACGCTGTTGTTCTTGCTCCGAATGCAGCCATTGCAGATGCTCTCTCCACCGCCTTCTATGTGCTGCCTCTGGAAGAGTCGATTGCCTATTGCGAGCAGCATCCTGAAATCGCCGCTCTCATTTTTCCCAACCCTCCCGCTGGAAAACGCCTGGAACCCGTCTCGATCCACATCGACGAAAAACGACTTCACTGGCAATAA